In Plasmodium chabaudi chabaudi strain AS genome assembly, chromosome: 9, the following proteins share a genomic window:
- a CDS encoding fam-d protein — protein MKMINIILPFFILVIFSNVKAASFQSASSSSNPKSIGLVSVYPPFAKFSKFNQKYIPCLDEINKFLRDPEITKYRYEGSNYHWIITDYRISIDNASPYLSKSISKNKTEELKIGASYFMTYINANINHLFSKYMHKYDFESSYDDNLNIFAKDLKTLIYDSFEKNFKEDLIRYENEPKKKKLRDSAKQTFYELMHNSEIEIQGYFIKISKDGNYEHLSQNKSLYFDISINKNGTDAKYELKIPIRYAVDLVSKH, from the coding sequence atgaaaatgataaatattatattgccatttttcatattagtaattttttcaaatgttAAGGCCGCAAGTTTCCAAAGTGCAAGTAGTAGTAGCAACCCCAAATCGATTGGACTTGTTTCAGTATATCCACCATTTGCAAAATTCTCAAAATttaatcaaaaatatattccatGTCTAGAcgaaattaataaatttttacgTGACCCGgaaattacaaaatatagatatgaAGGTAGCAATTATCATTGGATTATTACTGACTATAGGATATCCATAGATAACGCTTCTCCATATTTAAGTAAATCtatttctaaaaataaaactgaagaattaaaaataggCGCAAGTTATTTTATGACttatataaatgcaaaCATTAaccatttattttcaaaatacatgcataaatatgattttgAAAGCAGCTATGAtgacaatttaaatatatttgctaAAGATTTAAAAACTTTGATATATGATTCAttcgaaaaaaattttaaagagGACTTAATAAGATACGAAAACGAaccaaaaaagaaaaagctCCGTGATAGTGCAAAGCAAACTTTTTATGAACTTATGCATAATTCAGAAATAGAGATTCAaggttattttattaaaataagtaAGGATGGAAACTATGAACATTTAAgtcaaaataaaagtcTTTATTTCGATATcagtataaataaaaatggtacAGATGCTAAgtatgaattaaaaattccTATCAGATATGCTGTTGATTTAGTTTctaaacattaa
- a CDS encoding fam-d protein: protein MKMWNIILSFFILAIFSNVKAATFQDANDNNPHSIAYASVAQPIVIFERRDKNHTEYLDIINNIFRDESENIKYAYQCNNHHWVITDFDIYIDNSSRSLKKKLTEKGKEGFIKGSAYFIAYIKDNIIYLISQHMHKYDFERNYYNDLKLLGKDLKTLIYDEFDNDLKQDLIKYEIGPENEKYHKMAKEFLEVLVNNSSMRFKGYFIKIREDGNYMDACKTDHIYFDININKNYAKFDYRYKYLKPEVTEFLTNLTPNA from the coding sequence atgaaaatgtggaacattatattatcatttttcatactagcaattttttcaaatgttAAAGCCGCAACCTTTCAAGATGCAAATGATAACAACCCACATTCGATTGCATATGCTTCGGTAGCTCAACCAATTGTAATATTCGAACGTCGTGATAAAAATCATACTGAATATTtagatataattaataatatttttcggGATGAAtcagaaaatataaaatacgCTTATCAATGTAACAATCACCATTGGGTTATTACAGACTTTGATATATACATAGATAATTCTTCTCGaagtttgaaaaaaaaattaactgAAAAAGGTAAAGAAGGATTCATAAAAGGTTCagcatattttatagcTTATATAAAggataatattatatatttaatttcacagcatatgcataaatatgaCTTTGAAAGAAACTATTATAACGATTTAAAGTTATTAGGTAAAGATTTAAAAACTTTGATATATGATGAATTTGACAATGATTTAAAACAAGACTTAATAAAATACGAAATAGGACCCGAAAATGAAAAGTACCATAAGATGGCAAAAGAATTTCTTGAAGTACTTGTAAATAATTCGTCTATGAGGTTTAAaggttattttattaaaataagaGAAGATGGAAACTATATGGATGCATGTAAAACggatcatatttatttcgatataaatataaataaaaattatgcaaaatttgattatagatataaatatcttAAACCTGAGGTTACTGAATTCCTTACTAATCTTACACCAaatgcataa
- a CDS encoding fam-d protein, whose product MKMRNIIFSFFILAIFSNVKAATFQDANDNNPQSIAYASVAQPIVTFEHDEQNHTEYLDIINNIFHDKSENIKYAYQCNDHHWVITDFDISIDNSSRNLKRKLSEKGKEGLINGSTYFIAYIKDIIKYLISQHMHKYDFENYYHEDLKILSKDLKVLIYDEFDQVLKNDLIKYETGSENEKYHQMAKEFLEVLVNNSSMRIKGCFIKIRKDGNYMDLNKNDNLYFDIYIDKIYAKFDYIFKSLKPEVAELLTNLTTNA is encoded by the coding sequence atgaaaatgcggaatattatattttcatttttcatactagcaattttttcaaatgttAAGGCTGCAACTTTTCAAGATGCAAATGATAACAACCCACAGTCGATTGCGTACGCTTCGGTAGCTCAACCAATTGTAACATTCGAACATGATGAACAAAATCATACTGAATATTtagatataattaataatatttttcatgataaatcagaaaatataaaatacgCTTATCAATGTAACGATCATCACTGGGTTATTACAGACTTTGATATATCCATAGATAATTCTTCTCGAAAtttgaaaagaaaattatctGAAAAAGGTAAAGAAGGATTAATAAACGGttcaacatattttatagctTATATAAAggatattattaaatatttaatttcacAGCACATGCATAAATATGACTTTGAAAACTACTATCATGAGGATTTAAAGATATTATCTAAAGATTTAAaagttttaatatatgatgaatttgatcaagttttaaaaaatgactTAATAAAATACGAAACAGGAtcagaaaatgaaaagtaCCATCAGATGGCAAAAGAATTTCTTGAAGTGCttgtaaataattcatCTATGAGGATTAAAGgttgttttattaaaataagaaaagATGGAAACTATAtggatttaaataaaaatgataatctTTATTtcgatatatatatagataaaatttatgcaaaatttgattatatttttaaatcccTTAAACCTGAAGTTGCTGAATTACTTACTAATCTTACAACAAatgcataa
- a CDS encoding fam-d protein — translation MKIMNIIFSFFILAIFSNVKAASFQDANNNTPKPVGYISVVQPTVTFEHDEKNHTEYLDIINNIVREESQNIKYGYKNGNYHWVITDFDISINNSDRNLKRKLSNKKIEGLIKGSAYFIAYIKDNIIYLISQYIHKYNFETRFLEGLNELSKDLKTLIYDEFDRDLKQDLIKYEIGPENEKYHKMAKEFLEVLVNNSSMKIKGYFIKIKEDGNYTDLCDYNNLYFDIYINKNKSCYTYDLKYPNPEVAELVTNLTRKQ, via the coding sequence atgaaaattatgaatattatattttcatttttcatactagcaattttttcaaatgttAAGGCTGCAAGCTTTCAAGACGCAAACAATAACACTCCCAAACCGGTTGGATATATTTCAGTAGTTCAACCAACTGTAACATTTGAacatgatgaaaaaaatcacACTGAATATTtagatataattaataatattgttcGCGAGGAatcacaaaatataaaatatggatataaaaatggcaATTATCATTGGGTTATTACAGACTTTGATATATCCATAAATAATTCTGATCGAAAtttgaaaagaaaattatctaataaaaaaattgaaggATTAATAAAAGGCTCCGCATATTTTATAGCTTATATAAAggataatattatatatttaatttcacaatatatacataaatataattttgaaacCCGCTTTCTTGAAGGTTTAAATGAATTAAGTAAAGATTTAAAAACTTTGATATATGATGAATTTGACCGAGATTTAAAACAAGACTTAATAAAATACGAAATAGGAccagaaaatgaaaagtaCCATAAGATGGCAAAAGAATTTCTTGAAGTACttgtaaataattcatCTATGAAGATTAAaggttattttattaaaataaaagaagatGGAAACTATACGGATTTATGCGATTATAATAATCTTTATTtcgatatatatataaataaaaataaatcgtGTTATACTtatgatttaaaatatcCTAATCCGGAAGTTGCTGAATTAGTTACTAACCTTACAAgaaaacaataa
- a CDS encoding fam-d protein, with the protein MRNIILSFFMLVIFSNVKAATLQDANNNSTKLIAYNPVDHPTVTFEHDEKEHIQHLDIINCILNYESENTKYAYQCNNYHWVITDFDISINNSTRCFKKKIFYNKKEGLIKGTSHFISYIKEKIKCLVTQHIHKYDFENNYDDNLKKLANDLKALIYDKFDYDLRQGLICSEGETANKKFHNQAKEFFKALVHNSNMMIKGYFIKIGKDGNYTDSCQNKSLYFNISICRNNANANYDFKPPKA; encoded by the coding sequence atgcggaatattatattatcatttttcatgctagtaattttttcaaatgttAAGGCTGCAACTCTTCAAGatgcaaataataacaGTACAAAATTGATTGCGTATAATCCAGTAGACCACCCAACTGTAACATTCGAACATGATGAAAAGGAGCATATTCAACATTtagatataattaattgtattttaaattatgaatcagaaaatacaaaatatgcCTATCAATGCAATAATTATCATTGGGTTATTACCGACTTTGATATATCCATAAATAATTCTACTcgatgttttaaaaaaaaaattttttataataaaaaggaagGGTTAATAAAAGGTACATcacattttatatcttaTATAAAGGAGAAGATTAAATGTTTAGTTACACAACacatacataaatatgattttgaaaataactATGATGACAATTTAAAGAAATTAGCTAATGATTTAAAAGCTTtgatatatgataaattcGACTATGATTTAAGACAAGGCTTAATATGCTCCGAAGGCGAAActgcaaataaaaaattccaCAATCAGGCGaaagaattttttaaagcgCTTGTACATAATTCAAATATGATGATTAAAgggtattttattaaaataggAAAGGATGGAAACTATACTGATTCATGCCAAAATAAAAGTCTTTATTTCAATATCAGTATATGTAGAAATAATGCAAATGCTAATTATGATTTTAAACCCCCTAAGGCTTAA